A window of the Salvelinus alpinus chromosome 3, SLU_Salpinus.1, whole genome shotgun sequence genome harbors these coding sequences:
- the LOC139569679 gene encoding small proline-rich protein 3-like, producing the protein MFMSSASSGYRKIPSSGYRKIPSSGYRKIPSSGYRKIPSSGYRKIPSSGYRKIPSSGYRKIPSGGYRKIPSGGYRKIPSGGYRKIPSGGYRKIPSGGYRKIPSGGYRKIPSGGYRKIPSSGYRKIPSGGYRKIPSSGYRKIPSSGYRKIPSSGYRKILT; encoded by the coding sequence ATGTTTATGTCATCCGCATCTAGTGGCTACCGGAAGATACCATCTAGCGGCTACCGGAAGATACCATCTAGCGGCTACCGGAAGATACCATCTAGCGGCTACCGGAAGATACCATCTAGCGGCTACCGGAAGATACCATCTAGCGGCTACCGGAAGATACCATCTAGCGGCTACCGGAAGATACCATCTGGCGGCTACCGGAAGATACCATCTGGCGGCTACCGGAAGATACCATCTGGCGGCTACCGGAAGATACCATCTGGCGGCTACCGGAAGATACCATCTGGCGGCTACCGGAAGATACCATCTGGCGGCTACCGGAAGATACCATCTGGCGGCTACCGGAAGATACCATCTAGCGGCTACCGGAAGATACCATCTGGCGGCTACCGGAAGATACCATCTAGCGGCTACCGGAAGATACCATCTAGCGGCTACCGGAAGATACCATCTAGCGGCTACCGGAAGATACTGACGTAA